The proteins below come from a single Plasmodium sp. gorilla clade G2 genome assembly, chromosome: 13 genomic window:
- a CDS encoding merozoite surface protein 7, with protein sequence MKSSIIFFFSFFFVYLYYVSCNPSNSSTSVNNDEDQEELYVKNKKFEKLKSIISGDFVGNYKNNEELLKKKIEQLQNSEEKNVQVLINGNTIIDEIEKNNENNDNEENNDNEDNDDDDITYELDMNDDTFSGQNNDSQFENVEDESEENEQSEEENEQSEDENEKSEEENEKSQSFPLFQNLGLFGKNFLSKVKGQSETDNQSGNQKDILTEGQTQAQEAQAGHAVGTPGAQAERTSGEQAQSQVAAPEKEAAVKTPEQGKNKHTKDPTKKLYSLSDVLNHVVDITNRKNDINLEKHSTKYPNFKKKYEDFVLNSKEYDIIKNLLMMFGKKDNNSNPHVTANDHIIKIFVDALDEKYHEQFQNFIYGIYSYAKQNSHLNEKKIENEAEFKKFFENSFNLLNTL encoded by the coding sequence ATGAAGAGTagtatcatattttttttttcttttttttttgtgtactTATACTATGTTTCGTGTAATCCATCAAATAGTAGTACATCagtaaataatgatgaagatcaagaagaattatatgttaaaaataaaaaatttgaaaaacTAAAAAGTATAATATCAGGAGATTTTGttggaaattataaaaataatgaagaattattaaaaaaaaaaatcgaaCAACTACAAAACagtgaagaaaaaaatgtacaAGTATTAATTAATGGAAATACAATTATTgatgaaatagaaaaaaataatgaaaataatgataacgaagaaaataatgataatgaagacaatgatgatgatgacatTACATATGAATTAGATATGAATGATGACACATTCTCAGGACAAAATAATGATTCACAATTTGAAAATGTTGAAGATGAATCAGAAGAAAATGAACAAtcagaagaagaaaatgaacaATCAGAAGACGAAAACGAAAAATCAGAAGAAGAAAACGAAAAATCACAATCATTTCCATTATTCCAAAATTTAGGATTATTTggtaaaaattttttatcaaaGGTAAAGGGACAAAGTGAAACAGATAATCAATCTGGAAatcaaaaagatatattaacaGAAGGACAAACACAAGCACAAGAAGCACAAGCAGGACATGCAGTAGGAACACCAGGAGCACAAGCAGAAAGAACATCAGGAGAACAAGCACAATCACAAGTAGCAGCACCAGAAAAAGAAGCAGCAGTAAAAACACCAGAacaaggaaaaaataaacatacaaAAGACCCAACtaagaaattatatagtTTAAGCGATGTGTTAAATCATGTAGTTGATATTACAAACAGAAAGAACGATATAAATCTTGAGAAACATAGTACAAAATATCcaaatttcaaaaaaaagtatgaagattttgttttaaattctaaagaatatgatataataaaaaatctaCTAATGATGTTTggtaaaaaagataataatagtaaccCTCATGTCACTGCTAATGatcatataattaaaatttttgtaGATGCCTTAGATGAGAAGTACCATGAACAAtttcaaaattttatttatggtATTTATAGTTATGCGAAACAAAATAGTCacttaaatgaaaaaaaaatagaaaatgaagctgaatttaaaaaattctttgaaaattcatttaatttattaaacacattgtaa
- a CDS encoding reticulocyte binding protein 2 homologue b, with protein sequence MKTTLFRIISFFNIIFFFLDSSHEHFIRQSSDSSGGSSGTNFNFSEENILKSDEEKNDHNDNHISLNRLYRKKPYMKRSLINLKNDLFKLEPLSYIQKYHNSNINRSDIFNDKKDKHSKVYSNVHSNVSSFHSFVEEGKEEVGKFSIWGSNSVLDHIDVLRDNGSVVFSVQPYYVDIYTCKETTLFTSSFYKDLDKSLTSKINESIEKFNEEIIKNEEQCLDGGKTNFDNLLIVLENAEKANVRKSSFDSTLSNYKNKKSNFYNCLKNKKNDYDKKIKNIKNDITKVLKSIQCTGNMCETKSYVMNNNLYLLRVNEITSTAIDYYLNRAKELLESSIKLVNPIKMKLGDNKNMYSIGYIHEEIKDIIKRYNFHLDNIKKGKEYIQNITKDKTIPEKMKRDDLIKKIFESSKNFSSLKYSSEIISKLDSLFIKNEEILNNLFNNIFNTFKKKYETFLDMKTIQSKYETVMTLSERLVEYATDVLKANPQKPIDPKANLDSEIVKLQMKINEKSSELDNAISQVNTLIAIMKSLYDVILSEKASMDEMEKKELNLNNYIEKTEYLLYASDIFKSKSNIINNNSKNISSKYIIIEGLKKYIDELNSLITDFKDSQEILIKDDELKKNMKTDYSDNIKYIEDSVTNINEIILLKHSINQRIVDIDELNSLNLININDFINEKDKSQEKVTSNLKELYEGNFEELESELTEFLDTKYLFQEKKSVNDLKTILNTSKSARDKLNFIKSDNITNTITLLKAELSNLLNVKENIIKKLLNYIEENMQNSLNKYIITYTDINNKMEDYKEEIESLGVYKDTIKNVQKEYISHLYENDKNALAVHNTSMQILQYKDTIQKIKNKISDDIKILKKYKEMHQDLLNSYENLDKKLRDNTYIKEMHTASLIQITENIPYEDKPISELENEFNNNNQKLDNILQDINTMDLNISILQTLNIGINGCNTNNINLQDLINKKKELNNILNDQKGIIQNDDIMHDNEKENFSNILKKEEEKLEKELDDIKFNNLKTDNDKVLNSYNKSKENIENNVKINLDSLEKEKDNWVNFKSTIDNLYVEYNICNQTSQNTIIQQKNDIIELIYKRIKDINLDIIQKVDDYYSLSDIALTKLKSINFNIDKEKYKNPKSQENIKLLENRVMTLEKKINQDKDALIQIKKSSNDYFEKAGNEKNKEETQFSEKRKAMGDIYKDIKKKLDEINHNKLIDITLNEANEIESGYERILIDDICEQIAEEAKKNDNINKEIETYKESIDYVDDGVSKTRSHHLLREDENIYDSFFYEDTLDYKSYFDKLKSLYENINKLTNESNGLKSDAHNRNTKVDKLKEINLQVFSNLENIIKDVEKLENTLHELKDMYNFLETIDINQILRSIHDSMKKSEEHSSETKKIFQQSVDITNQYIKDVEILKKSVNENFESLDDDKIDENIKSLLLKKEEISKKRKQVDKYITDVEYNKEQSALHLRYASRGIYVIDLFIKHKIINPSDGKNFDINKVKELINKTEQVSKEAIEHANNMDGKNKEIIKIENELYDLINNNIRLLKGAKYEKVRKQAKNAFNDINNIHSNIKSILTKSEEQLDAIKKQPNIKRHGEILKNDKIKIAYITIQINKGRIEYNLLNILNMKNNINNILNKSTEYMNDVSKPEQFVINIESLNMNDIYNKDKDLLINILREKENMDAEYKRMNEMYNYISEREKEIEKHKRNYEMGNMEYIKNEADEKKKYMESNKNSLNRLMNSITSIYHNKYINDYNINENVEKHQNFLSEIYKQFNASYDIVNTKMTEIIKDNLDYNQVKEIKDVTQIEFDKLNKNVDDFKNYLNKIKEEEGHRLIDYIKKKIFNLYVKCSEQNNIIDDSYNYITAKKQHISTIEDAQFLLDTMNAIVEKNKSVENIQICARREDIKILLPDVIKLANFSGIIVLSDTNIEITPENCIDFTNVLNSQIHFERKNEIPSKSGNDSGVHIEHLSNNSDETIDNVKVYKDIIESYTISGQILKYLDNIEKRKEECNALVMDCEKIHDLSKALIDLKIQISSISSKENDISNNIDIVSNKLKEIGAIQHNLEKYKEILNNVEEYKYLDDTKNAYIVKKDEILKNVDIKKTEDDFNKYFNNLNELEESLSLSVNQMEIKTIVEKSYNSFYEINKNINNIDNEMKTMIPKLDELLNERHNIDISLYNSLIRNIKNKIANDIKNIREKENDTKTCFEYIQNNYNFIKSDINIFNKYDDQIKVDNYTSNHIDVVNKHNSLISEHVQNATNIIENIMTDVVEINEDKELNSLEQTQDKLLELYKKLQKEETIINDNYKIVHYNKLKEIENTLEKYNSISTSFNKINEKQNIVKLKNEFNNIKTKINDKVKELVDVDSTLTLESIQTFNNLYGDFMSNIQNFYKYEDTTNSELKKGKLYIENITNLLGRTNTFIKELDKYQDKNNVTNNYIEINKEYNSYIIKLNENANNLKEKFSKLLETIKGNETELYNINNIKNDIMNTWKLVNNIKQNFSRNLPLKEKLFQMEKMLLDINHIMNETKRTSNTDAYTNTAFRDNDNNKNKEDNNMNIETIDKLIDHIKIHNEKIKAEVLIIDDAKRKVNEITNNIKKAFTEITEKNNNDNNDVIKSAKNIVDEATHLNNELDKFLLKLNELLSHNNNDIKDLGDEKLKMEEEIKRKEELERQEKLKAEEEERKEKARLEKEKQEREEKEKLEKEKKEREEKERLEKEKQDKEREENERLEKEKQDKEREENERLEKEKQAQLPKEELEVQSQLPKEEEELKKEEQEEEQQMSTQELEEQKTSEIIKEELVKGDKILEGSDKGSMELSKPEVSMDSTDNSPIINKEITKSDDADNSEDIHTIDMSDSEGKQTEDISNSHSTQTDDIIDSPSTQTDDISESPSTQTDNINNLQSAQTNDRSSTQGEQTSDIGKEEISHNVEISNTSERSNLTDDTNKNKSSNIIENTDIIINSNTGDISSTHDESHISPKDNTYDSNVSDNQKSISESISDKLNLDESIITDKNIRIDDNLNTINIDSTGSRGASSHDSSNKDVDGISHVTSTRNDDGISHVTSTRNDDGISHATSTRNDDDISHAISTRNDDYISHASSDIHMDRVDTNASIDTAENADHRYNVNSSDSISSSHNTVRQNDFSSVINEGGNNEGRAENKFKEYEFQTEQTHDEWFRNPNKYTINEFDGIKLNEQPEHKITEKLVDIYPSAYRTLDEPKETHGLNEKYHTFDNPDETEEDHTEKHDYDKHEDYYDERYSNDKSFDVFIYTSGGLVCCVLFFASIGFFTMNKSDKDECDFDTCEEIYNNDSSSNYVDKEEIIEIMFDENEEKYY encoded by the exons atgaagACGACACTTTTTCGTATCatctctttttttaatattatatttttcttcttag ATTCTAGTCATGAGCATTTTATTAGACAGTCAAGTGATTCATCGGGAGGATCTTCAGGtacaaattttaattttagtgaggagaatattttaaaaagtgATGAAGAGAAGAATGATCATAATGACAATCATATTTCGCTTAATCGTTTATATAGGAAGAAACCATATATGAAGAGATCcctaataaatttaaaaaatgatctTTTTAAATTAGAACCCTTATcttatattcaaaaatatcataatagtaatataaatagatctgatatttttaatgataaaaaagataaacaTTCCAAAGTGTATTCAAATGTGCATTCAAATGTGTCTTCATTCCATTCTTTTGTTGAAGAAGGTAAAGAAGAAGTTGGAAAATTTTCTATATGGGGATCTAATAGCGTTTTAGATCATATCGATGTTCTGAGAGATAATGGAAGTGTTGTTTTTTCAGTTCAACCATATTACgttgatatatatacatgtaaagAAACCACATTATTTACTTCATCTTTTTATAAGGATCTAGATAAAAGTTTAACTTCCAAAATTAATGAATCGATTGAAAAATTTaatgaagaaataattaAGAATGAAGAACAATGTTTAGATGGAGGGAAAACaaattttgataatttaCTTATAGTTTTAGAAAATGCTGAAAAAGCAAATGTTAGAAAATCATCATTTGATAGTACACTtagtaattataaaaataaaaaatctaatttttataattgtttgaaaaataaaaaaaatgattatgataagaaaataaaaaatataaagaatgacATCACTAAAGTGTTAAAAAGTATTCAATGTACAGGAAATATGTGTGAAACGAAATCATAtgttatgaataataatttatatctatTAAGAGTGAATGAAATTACAAGTACAGCTATTGactattatttaaatagagcaaaagaattattagaaTCAAGTATCAAATTAGTTAATcccataaaaatgaaattaggtgataataaaaacatgTACTCTATTGGATATATACATGAAGAAATtaaagatattataaaaagatataattttcatttagataatataaaaaaaggaaaagaatatatacaaaatataaccAAAGATAAAACTATTccagaaaaaatgaaaagagatgatcttataaaaaaaatttttgaaTCCTCCAAAAATTTTTCTAGTTTAAAATATAGTAGTGAAATAATAAGTAAATTAGATTCcttattcataaaaaatgaagaaatacttaataatttattcaataatatatttaatacattcaagaaaaaatatgaaacatTTTTAGATATGAAAACCATTCAATCAAAATATGAAACTGTAATGACTCTATCAGAACGTTTGGTGGAATATGCAACGGATGTTTTAAAAGCTAACCCTCAAAAACCTATTGATCCAAAAGCTAATCTTGATTCAGAAATAGTTAAAttacaaatgaaaataaatgagAAATCAAGTGAATTAGATAATGCAATAAGTCAAGTTAATACACTAATAGCAATAATGAAATCACTTTATGATGTTATTTTATCTGAAAAAGCTTCTATGGATGAAATGGAAAAGAAagaattaaatttaaataattatattgagAAAACAGAATACTTATTGTATGCATCAGATATTTTTAAGTCTAaaagtaatattataaataataacagtaaaaatattagttctaaatatataataattgaaggtttaaaaaaatatattgatgaATTAAATAGTCTTATAACAGATTTTAAAGATTCAcaagaaatattaataaaagatgacgaattaaaaaaaaacatgaaAACAGATTATTCTGataacattaaatatatagaagacAGTGTtactaatataaatgaaattatattattaaaacattCTATAAATCAAAGAATAGTAGATATAGATGAATTAAATagtttaaatttaataaatataaatgattttataaatgaaaaagataaatcACAAGAGAAGGTAACATCTAATCttaaagaattatatgaagGGAATTTTGAAGAATTAGAATCTGAATTAACAGAATTTTTAGACACGAAATATTTGTTTCAAGAAAAAAAGAGTGTAAATGATCTGAAAACAATTTTGAATACATCAAAAAGTGCACgtgataaattaaattttataaaatctgATAATATTACTAATACAATCACTTTGTTAAAAGCAGAATTAAGTAATCTATTAAATGTCAAggagaatataataaaaaaactattaaattatatagaagaaaatatgcaaaattcattaaataagtatattattacatatactgatattaataataaaatggaagattataaagaagaaattgaAAGTTTAGGAGTATATAAAGATACCATTAAAAATGtacaaaaagaatatatatcacatttatatgaaaatgataaaaatgctTTAGCTGTTCATAATACTTCAATGCAAATATTACAATATAAAGATACTatccaaaaaataaaaaataaaatttctgatgatataaaaattttaaagaaatataaagaaatgcATCaagatttattaaattcatatgaaaatctagataaaaaattaagagataatacatatattaaagaaatgCATACTGCTTCATTAATTCAAATAACTGAAAATATTCCATATGAAGATAAACCAATAAGTGAACTTGAGAAcgaatttaataataataatcaaaaacttgataatatattacaagaTATTAATACTATGGATTTAAATATAAGTATTCTACAAACATTAAACATAGGTATAAATGGAtgtaatacaaataatataaatcttCAAGACTTAATtaacaagaaaaaagaattaaataatattttaaatgatcAAAAGGGAATTAtacaaaatgatgatataatgcatgataatgaaaaagaaaacttttcaaatattttaaaaaaagaagaagaaaaattagaaaaagaaTTAGATGATatcaaatttaataatttgaaaACTGACAATGATAAAGTGTTAAATTCGTATAACAAatcaaaagaaaatatagaaaataatgttaaaataaatttagaTTCTttggaaaaagaaaaagataattgggtaaattttaaaagtactatagataatttatatgtggaatataatatatgtaatcaAACTAGTCAAAATACTATCatacaacaaaaaaatgatatcaTAGAACTTATTTATAAAcgtataaaagatataaatctAGACATAATTCAAAAGGTAGATGATTATTATTCCCTTTCAGATATAGCTTTAACTAAACTTAAatctattaattttaatatagataaggaaaaatataaaaatccTAAAAGTCAAGAAAATATCaaattattagaaaataGAGTTATGACACttgagaaaaaaattaatcaaGATAAAGATGCTTTAATACAAATTAAAAAGTCATCAAAtgattattttgaaaaagCTGGAAATGAGAAAAACAAGGAAGAAACACAATTTagtgaaaaaagaaaagcaatgggagatatatataaggatattaaaaaaaaactagATGAAATAAATCATAACAAATTGATAGATATTACTTTAAATGAAGCAAATGAAATAGAATCAGGATATGAAAGAATATTAATTGACGATATTTGTGAACAAATTGCAGAAgaagcaaaaaaaaatgataatattaacaaaGAAATTGAAACATATAAAGAATCTATTGATTATGTAGATGATGGTGTTTCCAAAACGAGAAGCCATCACCTTTTGAGagaagatgaaaatatatatgattcttttttttatgaagatACATTAGATTATAAATCCTAttttgataaattaaaaagtttatatgaaaatataaacaaattaacAAATGAATCTAACGGACTAAAAAGCGATGCTCATAATAGGAATACAAAAGTTGATAAActaaaagaaattaatttACAGGTATTTAGtaatttagaaaatataattaaagatGTTGAAAAACTTGAAAATACGTTACACGAACTTAAagatatgtataattttctaGAAACGATAGATATTAATCAAATATTAAGAAGTATTCATGATAGCATGAAGAAATCAGAAGAACATAGTAGTGaaacgaaaaaaatatttcaacaATCAGTTGATATAACcaatcaatatataaaagatgttgaaatattgaaaaagtCTGTTAACGAAAACTTTGAAAGCTTAGATGATGATAAaattgatgaaaatataaaatcacTTCTTCTAAAGAAAGAggaaatatcaaaaaaaagaaaacaagtGGATAAATACATAACAGAtgttgaatataataaagaacaaTCAGCTTTACATTTACGATATGCATCTAGAGGTATATATGTTATTGatctttttataaaacataaaattattaatccTAGTGATGGAAAAAATTTTGATATTAATAAAGTTAAAGaacttataaataaaacagaACAAGTTTCAAAAGAAGCTATTGAACATGCTAATAATATGgatggaaaaaataaagaaattataaaaatagaaaatgaactttatgatttaattaataataatatccgTTTATTAAAAGGGgcaaaatatgaaaaagtcAGGAAACAAGCAAAAAATGCatttaatgatattaataatatacattctAATATTAAATCCATTTTAACCAAATCTGAAGAACAATTAGATGCGATTAAGAAACAACCTAATATTAAAAGACACGGTGAAATTTTAaagaatgataaaataaaaatagctTATATTacaatacaaataaataaaggaagaatagaatataatttattaaatatattaaatatgaaaaataacataaataatatcttGAATAAATCTACCGAATATATGAATGATGTATCAAAACCTGAACAGTTTGTTATTAATATAGAATCATTgaatatgaatgatatatataataaggataaagatcttttaataaatattttaagagaaaaagaaaatatggatgcagaatataaaagaatgaaTGAAATGTACAATTATATCAGTGaaagagaaaaagaaatagaaaaacataaaagaaattatgaaatgggaaatatggaatatataaaaaatgaagcagatgaaaaaaaaaaatatatggaatCTAATAAAAATTCATTAAATAGATTAATGAATTCAATCACATCCatttatcataataaatatataaatgattataatataaatgaaaatgttgAAAAACATCAAAATTTTTTGAGTGAAATATATAAGCAATTTAATGCATCATATGATATTGTTAATACTAAAATGActgaaattataaaagataatttaGATTATAATCAAGTAAAAGAAATTAAGGATGTCACACAAATAGAATTTGATAaacttaataaaaatgttgatgattttaaaaattatttaaataaaattaaagaagaagaaggaCATAGATTAATcgattacataaaaaaaaaaatatttaacttATATGTAAAATGTTCAGAacaaaacaatataatagatgattcttataattatataacagCAAAAAAACAACACATTAGTACTATTGAAGATGCTCAATTTTTATTAGATACAATGAACGCAATagtggaaaaaaataaatcagtagaaaatatacaaatttgTGCTCGTAGAGaagatattaaaattttactTCCAGATGTAATAAAATTGGCAAACTTTTCAGGAATTATTGTATTATCTGATACAAATATCGAAATAACTCCAGAAAATTGTATAGACTTTACTAATGTATTAAATTCCCAAATACAttttgaaagaaaaaatgaaataccATCAAAATCGGGAAATGATTCTGGTGTACATATTGAGCATTTAAGTAACAATTCAGATGAAACTATAGATAATGTAAAGGTTTATAAGGATATTATTGAATCATATACAATTTCAGGACAGATTCTTAAATATTTagataatattgaaaaacGTAAAGAAGAATGTAATGCTTTAGTAATGGATTGTGAAAAAATACATGATTTATCTAAAGCATTAATTgatttaaaaatacaaattagTAGTATAAGTagtaaagaaaatgatatttcaaataatattgatattgtatctaataaattaaaagaaataggTGCTATACAACATaatttagaaaaatataaagaaattttaaataatgtagaagaatataaatatttagatgatacaaaaaatgcatatattgtaaaaaaagatgaaattttaaaaaatgtagatataaaaaaaacagaagatgattttaataaatattttaataacttAAATGAATTAGAAGAATCTCTTTCATTATCAGTTAACCAAATGGAAATTAAAACAATAGTAGAGAAATCATATAATTCCTTTTATGAAATTAATAAGAACATTAACAATATTGATAATGAAATGAAAACAATGATCCCTAAGCTtgatgaattattaaatgaaagaCATAACAttgatatatcattatataattctttaattCGAAATATTAAGAACAAAATAgctaatgatataaaaaatataagagaAAAGGAAAATGATACTAAAACATGTTTTGagtatattcaaaataattataattttataaagagtgatataaatatattcaataaatatgatgatcAAATAAAGGTAGATAATTATACGTCTAATCATATTGATGTTGTCAATAAACATAATAGTTTAATAAGTGAACATGTTCAAAATGCTACGAatattattgaaaatataatgacAGATGTTGTCgaaataaatgaagataaaGAATTGAATTCTTTAGAACAGACACAAGACAAATTATTAGAACTATATAAAAAACTACAGAAAGAAGAAActattataaatgataattataaaatagtacattataataaattaaaagaaatagaaaataCATTAGAGAAATATAATTCAATATCAACaagttttaataaaataaatgaaaaacaaaatatagttaaattaaaaaatgaatttaataatatcaaaacaaaaattaatgataaaGTAAAAGAATTAGTTGATGTTGATAGTACATTAACACTTGAATCAATTCaaacatttaataatttatatggtGACTTTATGTCTAATATACAAaacttttataaatatgaagataCTACTAATTCTGAATTGAAGAAGGggaaattatatatagaaaatattacGAATTTATTAGGAAGAACAAATACATTCATAAAGGAACTCGACAAATATcaggataaaaataatgtaacAAATAACTATATAGAAATCAATAAGGAATATAAtagttatataataaaattgaacGAAAATGCTAATAATCTAAAGGAGAAATTCTCAAAATTGTTAGAGACTATAAAAGGAAATGAAactgaattatataatataaataacataaaGAATGATATTATGAATACTTGGAAACttgtgaataatataaaacaaaatttttCTAGAAATTTAccattaaaagaaaaattatttcaaATGGAAAAGATGTTACTTGatataaatcatattatGAATGAAACCAAAAGAACATCAAATACAGATGCATATACTAACACAGCGTTCAGAgataatgacaataataaaaataaagaagataacaatatgaatattgAAACAATTGATAAATTAATAGATCATATCAAAAtacataatgaaaaaataaaagcagAAGTATTAATAATTGATGATGCCAAAAGAAAAGTAAATGaaattacaaataatattaagaaaGCGTTTACTGAAATTAcagaaaaaaacaataatgataataatgatgtaaTTAAATCGGCAAAAAATATTGTCGATGAAGCTActcatttaaataatgaattagataaatttttattgaaattgaatgaattattaagtcataataataatgatataaaagatcTTGGGGacgaaaaattaaaaatggaagaagaaataaaaagaaaagaagaaCTAGAAAGGcaagaaaaattaaaggcagaagaagaagaaagaaaagaGAAAGCAAGAttggaaaaagaaaaacaagaaagagaagaaaaagaaaaattggaaaaagagaaaaaagaaagagaagaaaaagaaagattggaaaaagaaaaacaagataaagaaagagaagaaaatgaaagattagaaaaagaaaaacaagataaagaaagagaagaaaatgaaagatTGGAAAAAGAGAAACAAGCACAATTGCCAAAAGAAGAGTTAGAAGTACAATCACAACTGCccaaagaagaagaagaattaaaaaaagaagagcAAGAAGAAGAACAACAAATGAGTACACAAGAATTAGAAGAACAAAAAACGtcagaaataataaaagaagaattgGTTAAGGGGGATAAAATACTAGAAGGAAGTGATAAAGGAAGTATGGAATTAAGCAAACCTGAGGTTAGTATGGATAGTACTGATAATAGTCCAATAATTAACAAAGAAATCACAAAAAGCGATGATGCAGATAACAGTGAAGATATACATACTATTGATATGAGCGACAGTGAAGGTAAACAAACGGAAGATATTAGTAACAGTCATAGTACTCAAACGGATGATATTATTGACAGTCCTAGTACTCAAACGGATGATATTAGTGAAAGTCCTAGTACTCAAAcggataatattaataaccTTCAAAGTGCACAAACCAATGATAGAAGTAGCACCCAGGGGGAACAAACCAGTGATATTGGAAAGGAAGAAATTTCACATAATGTTGAAATTTCTAACACTAGTGAAAGAAGTAACCTCACTGATGAtactaataaaaataaaagtagcAACATAATTGAAAATActgatataattataaatagtaATACAGGAGACATTTCTAGTACACATGATGAATCCCACATAAGTCCTAAAGACAATACGTATGATAGTAATGTTTCAGATAATCAAAAAAGTATTAGTGAAAGTATAAgtgataaattaaatttagaTGAAAGTATAATTacagataaaaatataagaatagaTGATAATTTgaatactattaatattgatAGTACTGGTTCACGTGGTGCTAGTAGTCATGATAGTAGTAATAAAGATGTTGATGGTATAAGTCATGTTACTAGTACTAGGAATGATGATGGTATAAGTCATGTTACTAGTACTAGGAATGATGATGGTATAAGTCATGCTACTAGTACTagaaatgatgatgatataagTCATGCTATTAGTACTAGAaatgatgattatataaGTCATGCCAGTAGCGACATTCATATGGATCGTGTAGATACTAATGCTAGTATTGACACTGCTGAAAATGCTGATCACAGATATAATGTTAATTCTAGTGATAGTATTAGTTCTAGTCATAACACCGTTAGGCAAAACGACTTTAGTAGTGTTATTAATGAGGGAGGAAATAATGAAGGACGTGCTGAgaataaatttaaagaatatGAATTCCAAACAGAACAAACACATGACGAATGGTTTAGGAatccaaataaatatacaattaaTGAATTTGATGGcattaaattaaatgaacaaCCTGAACATAAAATTACAGAAAAACTGGTAGATATTTATCCTTCTGCATATAGAACACTTGATGAACCTAAGGAAACACATGGTTTAAATGAAAAGTATCATACGTTTGATAATCCAGATGAAACAGAAGAAGATCACACGGAAAAACATGATTATGATAAGCATGAAGATTACTATGATGAAAGGTATTCAAACGATAAAAGTTTTGATGTTTTCATATATACTTCTGGTGGATTGGTTTGttgtgtattattttttgcaAGTATTGGTTTCTTTACTATGAACAAATCAGATAAGGATGAATGCGATTTTGATACATgtgaagaaatatataataatgatagcTCATCAAATTATGTtgataaagaagaaataattgAAATTATGTttgatgaaaatgaagaaaaatattattaa